Proteins from one Nitrososphaerales archaeon genomic window:
- a CDS encoding 50S ribosomal protein L40e: MPIADVTKKQIAQKRRLYLKVCLRCGARNPLQAERCRKCRTSDLRLKNRSVGVKK, translated from the coding sequence TTGCCGATAGCCGACGTGACCAAGAAGCAGATAGCCCAGAAGAGGAGGCTCTACCTGAAGGTCTGCCTGCGCTGCGGCGCGAGGAACCCGTTGCAGGCAGAGCGGTGCAGGAAGTGCAGGACCTCTGACCTGAGGCTAAAGAACCGCTCAGTCGGCGTGAAAAAGTAA